The DNA region TCCCGGTAACTGGTCGAATCCGGCAGATGGTAAACGGCCTTTTCGGGAACAGCCACATATTCGGCAAAGGCTCCCCCCTGGGTCACCCCCACCACCCGTAGGTTCTCGCAATGGATGTGCTTATTTATTTTGCAATAATAGCAGCGGTCACAAAAGATATTGGGATCGGCGGCTACCCGATCACCCGGCTGGAATCCAACCACTTCTTTCCCGACATCAGCCACTTCTCCGGAAAACTCATGACCGGTCACAATGGGAAAGGAGGAAAAATACTCACCCTTGAGAATGTGCAGATCCGTCCCGCAGAACCCCGCCGCTTTGACCTGAATCAGTACTTCGTCAGACGCCGGGATGGGTACGTCCACCTCGCCGATAGTCCACTGGTCTTTGCCGGTAAAAATACACGCGCGCATGCAGCCTCCTGGTTTTATCGACCCCACTTTTCTTGTAAGGGGGCAAATTCCTTTGAAAAGTTCTTTAACGTCTGATAGAGTTGACGGTATTTTTCGTAAAAAACCTCATACCGTTCCCGGTGTTCCTGCCGGGGGCTATAGCTGTTCCGATGTTCGATGAATTTTCTACAGGCCTCTTCGAAAGAAGCGAACATGCCGATCCCCACCGCAGCGATGATACCAGCCCCCAGCGAGGCCGGGTCGTCGATATTGGTGGTGATCACCGCGCGGTTGACAATATCGGCCATGATCTGACACCACAAAGGACTGCGGGCTCCCCCGCCGGCCAGGACCATTTGCTCGGCTCGGAGATCGAAGCTTTCCAGGATTTCCACCGACTCCCGCTGGCTGAAAGCAACACCCTCCAAAACCGCACGGGCCAAGTGACCGGCGTGGTGTTGATAATTGAGTCCGAAGAAAGCCCCCCGGGCGCTGGGATCGGAATGAGGAGTTCGCTCTCCGATGAGATACGGGAGATAGAGAAGACCTCCGCTACCGGGCGGTGTTTCGCCGGCGAGCCGATTGAGCTGGTCATAGGTCAGGCCGGGATGAATCGGAACGAGAGCATCGTGGAACCAGTGGTACGACCCTCCGGCCGCCAGGGTGCAGCCCATCACAAACCAGGTCCCCGGCATCGAATAACAGCAGGAATGCAGGCCCCGGTTCAGGTGATCCTGCTTGGCTTCGTGGGTCAAGGCCATGGCCACCCCGGAAGTTCCCAGCACGCAGGAAATCATTCCATCCCGGATGGTCCCCAGACCAATGCCACCCGAGGATTGATCACCGCCTCCTCCCACTACAGGAATCCCAGCCGACAGACCGGTCTCGGCGGAGGCTCGCGTGGTTACCACGCCGGTTACCTCCGGTGACTCCACCACACTAGGCAACAGGGCGGGATCCAGATTGATCAACCGAAGCACTTCAGGTGACCAGCACCGTTTTCCCACGTCAAACAACAGAGTTAACGAAGCATCGGACACTTCGGCGACATACTCCCCGGTGAGCCGCAGGCGCAGATAGTCTTTGGGCAGAAGGATTTTGTAGGTCTTGAGAAGCGTCTCCGGTTCATGTTTCCGTAACCACATGATTTTGGGAAGCCAGTAACCGGTCAGCGGAGTATTCGCTGTGTGCTCCAGCAAAAAGTCGATCCCCGGCTGCTCCTTGAGTTCCTCGACTTCCGTGTAACTGCGCTGATCACACCAGATCAGACAGGGTCTGACCGCCTCTCCCAAGCGGTCCAACAGCACCAACCCCAACATCTGACCGGATAAGCCGACGGCCCGAATCTGCCGTAGATCACCGATGATGTTGGGTAATTTTCCTACGGCGGCCCGAAAGGCGTTCCACCAGTCCCGGGGATCCTGCTCCGCGCTGAAGGAATCCGGGTAAGAAACGGTGAGATCGACGGAAACCGTCTGAGTCTGCCCGGACTCCACGTCCAGCACCGTTGCCTTCAGTGACGACGTCCCCAGGTCGATACCGAGTATGTATGACTTCGGCACGATTCAACCTCCAAAAAAAGTCTCGAAAAAGGTTTACCGAACCTGTTTCCTAAATAAAGAGCACTCCACCGTCGACGTTGATCGCCTGACCAACGATATAGTCTGATTCATCGCTTGCGAGGAATACCGCAAGTCCGGCCATGTCCTCCGGCAGACTTAACCGGCCGCGTGGTATCTTGTTAATGAAAAACCGCCGCTTTTCCTCGGTATCCAGGTTGACCTTTCCCAGTTCAGTCTGGACAACGCCAGGGCAGATGGAGTTGACGTGCACGTTGTGGCGGATCATTTCCTTAGACAGAGCCCGGCTGAAATTCTGCACCGCGGCTTTGCTTGCCGCATAGGCCGCCTGGTAATCGGCGCCGTCTTTCGCACCGATGGAAGAAATATTGATGATTTTTCCATAGTTTTGCTCGATCATGATTTTTCCAACCGCCTGACACATCAGAAAAACACTTTTGGCGTTAACGGCGAAAATTTTATCCCAATCTTCTTCCCGGTAGTCGACCACCAGGCCGGAGATCATTATCCCGGCGTTATTGACCAGGATATCGATGCGGCCGAACTCGCGTAGCGTCATATCCCGGATCATCAAAGCGGTTTTCTTGAGGCTGACGTCGCCCACCGCCGCCGCCGCTTTTCGACTATAATCTTTCTGGATTTCCTGTACGGTCTCCCGACAGGTTTCCCCAGTAATATCGTTGACCACCACGTGACAGCCTTCCCGGGCCAAGCCCAGGGCGATCGCCTTGCCGATTCCCATTCCCGCACCGGTCACGATGGCAATTTTATCCGCTAACCGCATGGCCTTCACCTCTCTTATTCCACTCTTATTTCAACCCTTTCCCCAGCCTTTTCCCCATCTTTTTCCAACCTCTTTCCACTCTTCACTGTATCGTATATCCGCCATCAATCATGACATTCTCCCCGGTGATCAGGTTGGAGGCCTCACTGGCCAGGAATACCGCCACCGCCGCAACTTCTTCGGGATAACCGAAGCGGCGTACGGGAATTTTCTGCTTCATGGCTTCGCCGAGTTCTCCGGCCCAAGCCTTCTTCCCCAGTTCAGTGAGGATAACGGTCGGGGAGATGCTGTTCACGTTGATGTTGAGCTCGGCCCACTCCAGGGCTAACACCTTGCTCATGCTGATCATCCCCGCTTTACTGGCGCAGTAAGCCACGTGCCTGTCCAAAGCGACGACTCCCGCCTGGGAAGCGAGGTTGATGATCTTTCCCCCACCCTGCTCGATCATCTGTCGTCCCACCAGTTGGGCCAGGAAAAAGGGGGCACTCAAGTTGACAGCGATGGTCTGGTGCCAGTGTTCGGCGGTCAGTTTTTCGGCGTCGTCGAGCCGGGCGATCCCGGCGTTATTGACCAGGATGTCGATCCGGCCGAATTCACTGATCACCCGCTTGAGCTCTTTTTGGACCGATGAGGTGTCGGTCACGTCCACTATCGATACCAGGACCCGCCGGCCGATTTTTCGGATTTCCGAAGCGACCTGTTCTGATTCCTCTTTCAACAAGTCAAAAAGCGCGATATCGGCGCCTTTCTGGGCAAACAAAAGGGCGATCGCCCTGCCGATCCCCTGAGCTGCTCCGGTCACCAGGGCTGTTTTCCCCCCGAGACCGAAATTGATATCGAACGGCTTATATTCCATAGCTCTCCCTCGCTTTCAAGAAAACCATCGATGTTGTTCGTTAGGTTCATTATCGTTCATTATAATTCAAGCCTGTTCCGCCAAGGCCTCCCAAGGGTTAAAGAGCTGGTACCCGGCCGCCGCTGCGCGGGAATCGGACAGGCGGCCGGGTATCGATTTCCTCAGTGCAGTAACGCCTGGCGGACCAGATTCTGAGTATCCAGGGCACTCATGGTCCCCTGAGCCTGGCGCAGGGCCGCTTTATCCATTCCGGCCAGAATCCTCTCCAGGGCCCGGATGTTCTCTATGCTCTGTTTGCAAGCCAGAAACGCGTCTTCCCGATAGGGGAACTGATCGAGTCCCAGCCAGCCGTCATACCCGGTCTTTTCCAGGTAATAGAGGAACTCGAGGGTCTCGGGGAGATGTACGGAGCCAACGATCATGTCGTCGTCCCAATCCCGGAGACAGTCGTTGATGTGAACATTAAAAAGCTTTCCCCGGCCGTGGAGCAAAACGACGCTCTCCGCCGCGCTTTCCTTGCAGGCCAGGGCGTGACCGAAATCCATACACACCCCGACATTGTTCCGGTTGACTTCATTGACGAACAGAAGCACCTTCGCCGCTCCCGAAAGAGTCATTCGGTTGCGGGGTTCCCGGTGTTTGTATTCGAGCGAAACGAGCATGGTGGGGTCCAGGTCGGCAACTTGAACCACCGCCTTCCTGAGGTCGTCCCAGTGCGTCTGGTAATCGATTTGAAAGGGATAATCGAAACCGTCCTGACCCAGCCATAACGAGATGGCCGGGGAACCGACAGCTCGGGCAAAACCAACAGCCTCCTTACACAAACCCACCGCCTGAGAACGAATCGCCGGATCTCCGGCCCCCAACGATCCAAGTTGCCACTTCGGATCGGTAAAGGTGTTCACCAGAACACTCGAAACCTGCAGGCCATATTGATCCAGCGCTTCCCTCGCCAACCTGCCCTGGACCTCCCCTCCGCCACCCGCCGAAGCCCGGAATCCGGTGGGGTAGACGATCTCAACCGCGCCCACTTCCGGTAACCGAGAAGCCAGCGCGATGGTCTCGCCGGTCCCCAGGCTTGGAGAATAGCCATCCCGGTTGTACCGGTCACCCGCTCCCCCCAGACACCACAAACCCACTGAAACCTTGAAAGCCATGCCTATCTCCTTTCTCTAATTCCTTTCCTTACATCTTACCTGTTTTGA from Atribacteraceae bacterium includes:
- the xylB gene encoding xylulokinase, which produces MPKSYILGIDLGTSSLKATVLDVESGQTQTVSVDLTVSYPDSFSAEQDPRDWWNAFRAAVGKLPNIIGDLRQIRAVGLSGQMLGLVLLDRLGEAVRPCLIWCDQRSYTEVEELKEQPGIDFLLEHTANTPLTGYWLPKIMWLRKHEPETLLKTYKILLPKDYLRLRLTGEYVAEVSDASLTLLFDVGKRCWSPEVLRLINLDPALLPSVVESPEVTGVVTTRASAETGLSAGIPVVGGGGDQSSGGIGLGTIRDGMISCVLGTSGVAMALTHEAKQDHLNRGLHSCCYSMPGTWFVMGCTLAAGGSYHWFHDALVPIHPGLTYDQLNRLAGETPPGSGGLLYLPYLIGERTPHSDPSARGAFFGLNYQHHAGHLARAVLEGVAFSQRESVEILESFDLRAEQMVLAGGGARSPLWCQIMADIVNRAVITTNIDDPASLGAGIIAAVGIGMFASFEEACRKFIEHRNSYSPRQEHRERYEVFYEKYRQLYQTLKNFSKEFAPLQEKWGR
- a CDS encoding SDR family oxidoreductase; translated protein: MRLADKIAIVTGAGMGIGKAIALGLAREGCHVVVNDITGETCRETVQEIQKDYSRKAAAAVGDVSLKKTALMIRDMTLREFGRIDILVNNAGIMISGLVVDYREEDWDKIFAVNAKSVFLMCQAVGKIMIEQNYGKIINISSIGAKDGADYQAAYAASKAAVQNFSRALSKEMIRHNVHVNSICPGVVQTELGKVNLDTEEKRRFFINKIPRGRLSLPEDMAGLAVFLASDESDYIVGQAINVDGGVLFI
- a CDS encoding D-threitol dehydrogenase — protein: MEYKPFDINFGLGGKTALVTGAAQGIGRAIALLFAQKGADIALFDLLKEESEQVASEIRKIGRRVLVSIVDVTDTSSVQKELKRVISEFGRIDILVNNAGIARLDDAEKLTAEHWHQTIAVNLSAPFFLAQLVGRQMIEQGGGKIINLASQAGVVALDRHVAYCASKAGMISMSKVLALEWAELNINVNSISPTVILTELGKKAWAGELGEAMKQKIPVRRFGYPEEVAAVAVFLASEASNLITGENVMIDGGYTIQ
- a CDS encoding sugar phosphate isomerase/epimerase family protein translates to MAFKVSVGLWCLGGAGDRYNRDGYSPSLGTGETIALASRLPEVGAVEIVYPTGFRASAGGGGEVQGRLAREALDQYGLQVSSVLVNTFTDPKWQLGSLGAGDPAIRSQAVGLCKEAVGFARAVGSPAISLWLGQDGFDYPFQIDYQTHWDDLRKAVVQVADLDPTMLVSLEYKHREPRNRMTLSGAAKVLLFVNEVNRNNVGVCMDFGHALACKESAAESVVLLHGRGKLFNVHINDCLRDWDDDMIVGSVHLPETLEFLYYLEKTGYDGWLGLDQFPYREDAFLACKQSIENIRALERILAGMDKAALRQAQGTMSALDTQNLVRQALLH